A genomic region of Janthinobacterium lividum contains the following coding sequences:
- a CDS encoding porin, with amino-acid sequence MKKTLITLAVLAAATGVAQAQSSVVIYGTVDAGFVSERGGAAGTTNKVDSGIASASRLGFKGTEDLGNGLSALFVLEAGFGVDSGSQGKNEALFGRQSYVGLSSKTTGTLTLGRQYTPWYNTLSKVADPFAVGYAGSAKNLFPANTRTSNTVLYTSPNFNGFDADVAYTFGEQADSNKYGRQIGASAGYSNGPLNARLAYNTTSNESAISNKGSARNWLAAANYDFAVAKAFLAYGVNKGDNSATYNSGLSNTNAVVAGQAFGTTGSLNAYGYNAAAPSTDSANLLVGATVPVGPAGTVMASYIKTNDKGIANADADQWALGYSYALSKRTSTYASYAKIKNKNGAAYTVGNNSNIGSGDKAFNVGVRHSF; translated from the coding sequence ATGAAAAAAACTCTGATCACCCTGGCAGTTCTGGCAGCAGCCACTGGCGTAGCCCAAGCTCAATCGAGCGTTGTTATCTACGGTACCGTTGACGCTGGTTTCGTCAGCGAGCGCGGCGGCGCAGCCGGCACCACCAACAAAGTAGACAGCGGCATTGCTTCGGCTTCCCGTCTGGGCTTCAAAGGCACCGAAGATCTGGGCAACGGCCTGTCGGCTCTGTTCGTTCTGGAAGCTGGTTTCGGTGTTGACAGCGGCTCGCAAGGTAAAAACGAAGCCCTGTTCGGTCGTCAATCGTACGTAGGTCTGAGCAGCAAAACGACCGGTACCCTGACCCTGGGTCGTCAATACACGCCTTGGTACAACACCCTGTCGAAAGTTGCTGATCCATTCGCAGTGGGCTACGCTGGTTCCGCCAAGAACCTGTTCCCAGCGAACACCCGCACCAGCAACACCGTGCTGTACACCTCGCCAAACTTCAACGGCTTTGACGCTGATGTGGCTTACACCTTCGGCGAACAAGCTGATTCGAACAAATACGGCCGTCAAATCGGCGCGTCGGCTGGCTACTCGAACGGTCCTTTGAACGCACGTCTGGCTTACAACACCACCAGCAACGAATCCGCTATCAGCAACAAAGGTAGCGCACGTAACTGGTTGGCTGCAGCTAACTACGACTTCGCAGTTGCCAAGGCTTTCCTGGCATACGGCGTCAACAAAGGCGACAACAGCGCAACCTACAACTCGGGTCTGAGCAACACCAACGCAGTTGTTGCTGGTCAAGCTTTCGGCACCACCGGCAGCCTGAACGCGTACGGCTACAACGCTGCTGCTCCTAGCACCGACAGCGCTAACCTGCTGGTCGGCGCGACCGTACCAGTTGGCCCAGCTGGCACCGTGATGGCTTCGTACATCAAGACCAACGACAAAGGCATCGCTAACGCTGACGCTGATCAATGGGCACTGGGTTACTCCTACGCTCTGTCGAAGCGCACCAGCACCTACGCTTCGTACGCTAAGATCAAGAACAAAAACGGCGCAGCTTACACCGTTGGTAACAACAGCAACATCGGTTCGGGCGACAAAGCCTTCAACGTTGGTGTTCGTCACTCGTTCTAA